The following proteins are co-located in the Bosea sp. AS-1 genome:
- the thiO gene encoding glycine oxidase ThiO: MAISSGLSGERIVAIVGAGVVGLACAVELLDRGAAVELYERGSHIGDEACSWYAGGMLAPWCEGESAEEPVVRLGQEAVGWWERHTDEVVRQGTLVVAPSRDRSELRRFGQRTSHCAEVDGEAIARLEPDLGGRFSRGLFFGEEAHLDPRNVIVALAGKVLASGGVIHFNSTVEPANLDAEVVLDCRGLAARDALPELRGVKGEMLILKSDEIALTRPIRLLHPRIPLYIVPRADGHFMVGATMIESEARRRISARSMLELLGAAYALHPAFAEAEIVEIGTDARPAFPDNLPRLMRRGRVIHVNGLYRHGFLLSPAMARMAADAVLHPNSRPEMLHDLAA, from the coding sequence ATGGCCATTTCATCGGGCCTGTCTGGGGAGCGGATCGTCGCGATCGTCGGGGCCGGCGTCGTCGGCCTTGCCTGTGCCGTCGAGCTGCTCGACAGAGGCGCGGCTGTCGAGCTCTACGAGCGCGGCTCCCACATTGGTGACGAAGCCTGTTCCTGGTATGCCGGTGGCATGCTCGCACCCTGGTGCGAGGGAGAGAGCGCCGAGGAACCGGTCGTGCGGCTCGGGCAGGAGGCGGTCGGCTGGTGGGAGCGGCACACCGATGAGGTCGTACGGCAGGGCACGCTCGTCGTCGCACCGAGCCGGGACCGCTCGGAGTTGCGTCGCTTCGGCCAGCGCACCAGCCATTGCGCGGAGGTCGACGGCGAGGCCATCGCGCGGCTGGAGCCTGATCTTGGCGGGCGTTTCTCACGCGGGCTGTTCTTTGGCGAGGAGGCCCATCTCGATCCACGCAACGTCATTGTAGCGCTCGCCGGCAAGGTTCTCGCGAGCGGCGGGGTCATTCATTTCAACAGCACGGTCGAGCCGGCGAATCTCGACGCCGAGGTCGTTCTCGATTGTCGAGGGCTCGCCGCCCGTGATGCCCTGCCCGAGCTCCGCGGCGTCAAAGGGGAAATGCTGATCCTGAAGAGCGACGAGATTGCGCTGACGCGGCCGATCCGGCTGCTGCACCCGCGCATTCCGCTCTATATCGTGCCGCGTGCCGATGGGCATTTCATGGTTGGCGCGACCATGATCGAGAGCGAGGCGCGCCGGCGCATCTCGGCGCGCTCGATGCTTGAATTGCTCGGCGCGGCTTATGCGCTGCATCCGGCCTTCGCCGAGGCCGAGATCGTCGAGATCGGCACCGATGCACGCCCTGCCTTTCCCGACAACCTGCCGCGGCTGATGCGCCGGGGCAGGGTGATTCACGTCAACGGGCTCTATCGCCACGGTTTCCTGCTCAGCCCCGCCATGGCGCGGATGGCGGCGGATGCCGTGCTCCACCCGAATTCCAGACCGGAGATGCTGCATGACCTTGCTGCTTAA